ATCGAGGGCAGCACCGGGTTGCGGCTGCTGAAGGATTCGGCGCGGCCGAGCACCGCGCAGTTGGTCACGATCAGCGCGATGAACAGCCCCAGCACCTTGTACAGCTCGTGCATCCAGGCGTTCATCGCCATGTCGATGAGCGTCACCACGCCGGCGATGATGCCGATCATCAGCGGGTTGCGCACCGCCGGCGAAATGCTGTGGCGCAGCGCCGAGACGATCGCGTTGGTGATCATCAGCACCAGCGTGGTGGCCAGGCCCATGCCCAGGCCGTTGGTGGCGGTGGTGGTCACCGCCAGCGCCGGGCACAGCGCGAGCATCTGCACCAGGGCGACGTTGTAGTCCCACAGCGCCGAGCTGAAGTAGCCGAACAGCCCCTTGGGCGTGGCTGCCGCGACCTCGGGTGATCCGCAATGGCTGCTCATGGCCGGGTCTCCTGGTTGGACTGGACAGTGGACTGGCGGGCCTGGAATTCGAGCGTTCGCACCACACCCTTGACGATGGCCCGCGGGGTGATGGTGGCGCCGGCGAACTGGTCGAACTGGCCGCCGTCCTTCTTCACCGCCCACCGATCCAGCGCTGTGTTGGCCAGCGACAGGCCGTCGAAGCCCTTGATCCAGTCGCTGCGGGCGATTTCGATCTTGTCCGCCAGGCCGGGGGTTTCCTTGTGGCTGAGCACCCGCACGCCGAGGATGCGGCCTTCGTTGTCGAGGGCGATGAGCTGGACGATCGGGCCGCCGTAGCCGACGGTGCTGACCTGGAAGGCGGTCGCCGTCAGTTGCCCGGCACGCCGCGCCGGGTACACCTCGACCAGGCCCAGTTCGGCATCCTCGAGCTCGAAGGCGTCGGCCAGCGGGTCGTTGTCGTAGAGCGCCTGCGGCAGGACCTGGCGCAGCACGGCCAGGCGGTCCTGCAATTCGGCATCGACGATCCGCTGCCGGGTCAGCTGGTTGCCCAGCAGCAGCACCACGGCCACCAGGGCGCAGACCAGCCCCAGCGACAGCGCCTGGTAGGCGACCCGGTCGCGCCAGGCCTCGATCAGGCCGGGTCGGACGGCCGACGGTTCGCTGCCGGACTCTGCGGGCGGAACCTGGGTCATCTCGTTCATACCTTGTCGACCTCCTTCACCTGGCTGGTCCATTTCGCCGCCACCAGCGGCTTGCCCCGCGCGTTGCGCCCATAGGCGCGCGGCCGGCAGAGCCGGTCGATCAGCGGCACCAGGGCGTTCATGAACAGCACCGCGAAGGCCACCGCCTCGGGGAAATTGCCCCAGCTGCGGATGATGAACACCAGCGCCCCGCAGCCGATCGCGAAGACCAGCCGCCCGCTGCGGCTGGTCGGCGAGGTCACCGGATCGGTGGCGATGAACAGCGCGCCGAGCAGCAACCCGCCCGAGGTCAGGTGGAACAGCCCGCCGCCATACACCTGCGGATTGATCTGGTGCGCCAGCGCCGCCAGCGCCGCCACCGTCAACAGCATGCCCAGCGGGATCTCCCAGTGGATGATGCGCAGCGCCAGCAACCAGAGCCCGCCGAGCAGGATCAGCAGCTCCGAGGTCTCGCCGAGGCCGCCGCCGCTGTAGCCGAGAAAGGCCGGCAGCAGGTCGAAATGCTCGGCGAGGATCTGCGTGGCGCCATGGCCCAGGGTCAGCTCGGTCTGCAACTGGCCCAGCGCCGTGGCGCCGCTCAGGCCATCGGCCAGCGTCCCGCCGGCGAAGGTGATGCGCAGGCCTTCGAGCCAGTCGGGCGCGCCCGCCGCGCCCAGCGGCAGGGGCAGCGCCCAGGTGGTCATCTGCAGCGGAAAGGCGATCAGCAGCGCCACCCGCGCCAGCATCGCCGGGTTGAACACGTTCTGCCCGACGCCGCCATACAGCTGCTTGCCGATGCCGATGGCGAAGACGCTGCCGGCCACGGCGATCCACCAGGGCGCCCAGGGCGGCAGCGTCAGCGCCAGCAGCCAGCCGCTGAGCAGCGCGCTGCCGTCCAGCAGGCGGCGCAGCGGCCGGCCGAGCAGGTACAGGCAGACGGCCTCGCAGGCCACCGCGCTGGCGCAGGTCAGCAGCCACAGGTTGATCGCCGGCCAGCCGAACAGGTACAGCCCCCAGGCCGTCGCCGGCAGCAGCGCCAGGCACACGTGCAGCATGATGCGGTCGACCGAGGAGCGGTCGTGGGCGAACGGCCCCGATGCGATACCTGGCGCGCTCATGACGACACCTCGCTGCTGGCGGCCGGCGCCGCCGTCTTGCGTTTCTTCGCGGCCTTGGCCGCCGCCCTGGCCGCTTCTTCCTCGGCCAGGCGTGCCTCGCGCGCCTCGGTGAGGCGCTTGATGTAATCGTTCTTGCGTGCGGCGCTGCGGCGTTCGTCCTGCTGGCCGACGGCATACTGGAAGTACTGCACCAGCGGGATGTGCGACGGGCAGACGTAGGCGCAGCAGCCGCAGAGGATGCAGTCGCGCAGGCCGTACTCGCTGGCGCCGTCGAAATCGTCGACGCGGGTGCGCGCGGCCATCTCCAGCGGCGCCAGGCCCATCGGGCAGGCATCCACGCAGCGCGCGCAGCGGATGCACGGCGCGCTGTCGTCATGCGGCAACTCGTGGCGGTCGAGCGCCAGCAGGCCGGTGGCCCCCTTGATCACCGGCACCGCCGTCGACGGCAGCGGCATGCCCATCATCGGCCCGCCGAGCAGCAGTTGCCGCGGCTCGCGCAGCAGCCCGCCGCAGGTGTCGAGCAGCGCCTGCGCCGGCGTGCCGATCAGGGTCTCGACGTTGCGCGGG
This DNA window, taken from Pseudomonas sp. FeN3W, encodes the following:
- a CDS encoding electron transport complex subunit E, giving the protein MSSHCGSPEVAAATPKGLFGYFSSALWDYNVALVQMLALCPALAVTTTATNGLGMGLATTLVLMITNAIVSALRHSISPAVRNPLMIGIIAGVVTLIDMAMNAWMHELYKVLGLFIALIVTNCAVLGRAESFSSRNPVLPSILDGAGMGIGFTWVLIVIGGVREILGSGTLFAQASLLLGEHFRWLEITVFPDFQGILLAILPPGAFIVLGFVLAFKRVVDRRRAERRVRTHGELIVLQ
- the rsxG gene encoding electron transport complex subunit RsxG, which gives rise to MNEMTQVPPAESGSEPSAVRPGLIEAWRDRVAYQALSLGLVCALVAVVLLLGNQLTRQRIVDAELQDRLAVLRQVLPQALYDNDPLADAFELEDAELGLVEVYPARRAGQLTATAFQVSTVGYGGPIVQLIALDNEGRILGVRVLSHKETPGLADKIEIARSDWIKGFDGLSLANTALDRWAVKKDGGQFDQFAGATITPRAIVKGVVRTLEFQARQSTVQSNQETRP
- a CDS encoding RnfABCDGE type electron transport complex subunit D, producing MSAPGIASGPFAHDRSSVDRIMLHVCLALLPATAWGLYLFGWPAINLWLLTCASAVACEAVCLYLLGRPLRRLLDGSALLSGWLLALTLPPWAPWWIAVAGSVFAIGIGKQLYGGVGQNVFNPAMLARVALLIAFPLQMTTWALPLPLGAAGAPDWLEGLRITFAGGTLADGLSGATALGQLQTELTLGHGATQILAEHFDLLPAFLGYSGGGLGETSELLILLGGLWLLALRIIHWEIPLGMLLTVAALAALAHQINPQVYGGGLFHLTSGGLLLGALFIATDPVTSPTSRSGRLVFAIGCGALVFIIRSWGNFPEAVAFAVLFMNALVPLIDRLCRPRAYGRNARGKPLVAAKWTSQVKEVDKV